Below is a window of Mucilaginibacter sp. PAMC 26640 DNA.
CAATTTTGGTCGGTATCACATCATCCAGGTCATACGGAGGATATTTATCGCCCCAGGCGTTGTAACCCCAGTCTACGATGGCTTTTTCTTTGGTTTCGTAATTCACCAAAAACGCGGGACCGTGATCCCTGCACCAGGCATCATTGGTTCCGAACTCAAAAAATTCCACCTTGTTCAGATCGGCACCCACCAGTTGCAGTTGCAGTTTGGCAAAAGCCGCCATTTGCTCGTCAACCACGTTAATGCGCACGATCTCGCCTTCGGTAAGCACTTTAACAAACTCGGCATATTTCCCGTAGATCATACCCAATTTGCCCGGCCACGAAGCTTCTTTGTGCGGCCAGCTGAGCCAGGTGGCAGTATGCGGTGCCCATTCGGCAGGGAAGTGAAGTCCGACGGTAGCGGGAAAGTCCGAAAGTCCGGAAGTCGGAAAGTCGGAAAGACGAAAAGTGCCGTAGGTGTTTTGTTTAGATGACATAAGTTATTTTAATGAATTCCGAACTTTCCGGACTTTTTATTAGTCATTATCCAAAAGGCGTTTTGTTATCGGCTGGTAGCTATCTATACGCCGATCCCTTAAAAACGGCCAATGGCTGCGGTAGTAGTCAGATTTGTTCAGATCCAGTTCCATTACAACGATCTCTTCCTGATCTGGAGTAGTTTGGTGCATCACAGCACCGAAGGGATTAGCAAAGAATGATCCGCCCCAGAATTTAACGCCGGCCTCTTCACCTACACGATTCACGCTTACTACGTAAACACCGTTGGCTACTGCGTGCGAGCGCTGTATGGTTTGCCATGCATTATATTGCTCCACGTTAGTAGCTTCATCCTGCGTGGTTGCCCAGCCGATGGCCGTTGGATAGAAGAGGATCTCAGCACCCATCAGGGCGGTGATACGGGATGCTTCCGGATACCATTGGTCCCAGCAAATGAGCACGCCTATAGTGGCAAATTTAGTTTTAAAAACTTTGTAACCTAAATCGCCCGGGGTAAAGTAGAACTTCTCGTAAAAGCCCGGATCATCAGGGATATGCATTTTGCGATACTTCCCCAGGTATTGGCCATCGGCATCCAAAACAGCAGTAGTGTTATGGTAAACACCCTGCGCGCGTTTTTCAAACAAAGAGGCGATGATCACCACGCCGAGTTCGCTCGCAACAGCCGACAAAGCATCGGTAGACGGACCAGGAATCGACTCCGCTAATGCGAAATTATCGTAATCTTCCACATCGCAAAAATATAGCGACGTAAAAAGTTCCTGCAGGCAAATGATCTGCGCACCTTTGGCAGCAGCTTCGCGCACTTTACCAATCGCCTTATCCAGGTTTTCCTGTTTGTTGGCTGTGCAGGTCATCTGCACCAATCCTACTTGTACCTTACTCATAGCATAGAAATTTGCCGCAAAAATAGTTATTTGATTTAAGGATTTCGCCAACTAATAGGAATGATTACACCGATTTGATAGATGGATTACACCGGGCAACAAAGATGATTACACTGATTTGATATTGATATTGCACAGGAGTTAAGTAGCTTACAATGGTGGAAATCTGTGTAATCAATGTTAAAATCTGTGAAATCAAAATGTGAAATCTAAAAAAAACATAGCTTTGCACCCAAATGAAAGATTTAGCTGAAACCGAAGTAGAAGAAACGGAAAAGGCGCTGAAGCCCAAAACCTGGAAAGACCGGGTGTGGAGCGCGACTAAATTGCTGCTGAAAATTGCAGTGACTACCGGTTTGCTTTACCTTTTGTTCCACGGGAAAGAAGATCTGCTTAAGCAGGTTAAATACCGCTTGCTACATGCTAATTACTGGTGGATGCTTGCCGCACTGATCAGCTTTTTTGGCAGTATGGTGATCTCTTCCTGGAGGCTTTCCAGCTATTTTAAATCTATTAAACTGCATTTGGATGCACGTTTTAACTTTCGTTTATACCTGCTGGGTTTATTCTATAATTTTTTGCTGCCCGGCGGTATCGGTGGCGACGGCTATAAAATTTACCTGCTCAGTAAAACTTATAAGCATCCGGCTAAAAAAGTGTTTTGGGCCATCATGTTCGACCGGCTGAGCGGATTATGGGCTATCGGTTTAATTACCGTTGCACTCATCTTTTTAATTCCACAAATTGATATTCATATCGGGATCCCTCTAGGTTTATTTACTTTAGGGTCCGTTATTTACTATTTTGTTGCCTACAAGTTTTTCAGAGAGTACACCCATTATTTTTTCGAAGGGCACTTAAAAGCGATAGGTGTACAGGCGCTTCAGGTGCTCACCATTGTATTTGTATTAATGGGGCAGGATTTTAACGGCAAATTTTCGCCCTATCTCTTATCCTTCCTAATATCGGCGTTGGCTACTATTATACCGATCAGTATAGGCGGAGCCGGCATCCGCGAAACGGTTTTTACCTATCTTACCCGATGGTTCCCTATGGAAAAAAGCCTGGCCGTGTTCCTGCCGGGCTCATTTTACCTGATCTCGCTTATCGTGGCTTTATTCGGTATTTATTATGTTATACGCCCTAAGCGTTTGGAGGAGGGCCTGCCCAAACCCGAATTTAATTCTGATGCGGAGGCTTAAATAAATATTATATTCTAAATCCAAAATCTCTCGAATCATAATCGGTTATTTGCTGTTCCTGTAACAGGAACCACCAGAAAAACCGCTTTTATGAGCCGATTTAATGATTTTAATAACCCGCAGGTTGCGGCACTTCCTGCGCATTTAAAGCAATTTATTGTACACCAGCATTATGAGCACTACACGCCGGTAGATCACGCCGTGTGGCGTTATGTAATGCGGCAGAACTACAGTTATCTAAAAGACGTTGCTTACTACCCATATATTCCCGGACTGGAGAAGGCGGGCTTAACCATAGAAAAAATTCCCGACTTGCAGGATATGAATAATGCACTGGCCAAAATTGGCTGGGGTGCTGTTACGGTGGATGGTTTTATCCCCCCGGCAGCGTTTATGGAATACCAGGCGTATAGGGTGCTGGTTATTGCTGCCGATATCCGCCAGTTGAAACATATTGAATACACGCCTGCTCCGGATATTATTCATGAGTCGGCCGGGCATGCGCCAATTATTGCAGACAAGGATTACCATGAATATCTGAGTTATTTTGGATCGATAGGCGCTAAGGCGATGTTTAGCGCACAGGATTATGAACTATATGAAGCGATAAGGGCTTTATCCATCCTGAAAGAAATGCCCGATGCCAGCGAAGCGGAAATTCAAAAAGCTGAGCAGTTAGTGGCCTGGTACCAGGATAATATGGGTGAGCCTTCTGAAATGGCGCTGCTTAGCCGTTTGCATTGGTGGACGGTTGAATACGGACTCATTGGAACGCTGGATGCGCCCAAGATCTATGGGGCAGGCTTGCTTTCTTCCATTGGTGAAAGCGCTAGCTGCATGCTGGATGAGGTAAAGAAACTGCCATATACCATAGATGCCATTAACTATACCTACGATATTACCAAAACCCAGCCACAGTTGTTTGTAACCCCAAACTTCCAAAATTTGATCAATGTGCTGGAACAGTTTGCAGATACCATGGCCTTTCGGCGTGGCGGGGTATATGGTTTGCAGAAGGCTATCGATAGTAAAAATACTTGTACCGCGATATACAGCTCCGGCCTCCAGGTTTCGGGTACTTTTAGTGAATTTATAGATGGAACGAGCGGTATTTCATTTCTTAAAACCACAGGCCCAACAGCGTTATCATTCCATGATAAACAGTTGAAAGGCCACGGCAAAAAATATCATAAAGATGGGTTTAGTTCTCCTGTTGGCAAACTAAAAGGCTTTGTAAAGGCCCCCGAAGATTTTACGGAGGCTGATTGTATACAAGCGGGTATAGAAGCAGGTAAAATCGCCGGGTTGATTTTTGAAAGCGGGATTACGGTTTCCGGAACAGTGAAAGCCATTCACCATGAAAACAACAAAATTTTATTGATCACTTTTAGCAATTGTACGATTAAGGCTGCTGATGGCGAAATCCTTTTCGATCCGTCTTGGGGTATTTATGATATGGCGGTTGGTGAAAAAATAACATCTGTATTTTGCGGAGCTGCGGATAAAGATGAATTTCTGGAGATTGCATATAAATCAGTTATCGGCACGCACCATCCTCAATATGACCAGCACACTCTGCAATTACATCAGCTGTATCGCCAGGTGCGTAACCGGAGGCACAAAGGCGGCGATTACGGGTACCTGGGTAACGTATGGTTGATGCTTCAAAAGTTCTATTATGATGATTGGCTTTGCGCATTGGAGATCCTGGAATTGCTTGATCATGAGCAGGCTGAACCTAAACTGGCAGAGGAGATTCGCTGTTTTTTAGAGAGCAAAGCTGCCAAAGAACCGGAATATAAAAAGCTTATTAATGATGGCCTGTATCTTATTAAACACCCGGTAGCGCAAAAGTTGGTGGTTTAATTTAATGTTCGTAATTTAGGATACGATAACTGAAAAACCGACAGATCAAGGCGATTTACAAATATATCGTATCAAAATATTGGACGAGATCAAAGGTCGAAACCTTTTTCCGAGCATATAAGATCTGGTGGAATTGCAGCAGGAAATCAGATGAGCGTGGTTTCGGGATTCAACAACTTAAATTTTACTCCCTCTTCAGGGGGTTAGGGAGCTAATGAACATTATTATAACAGGTGCCAGCAGCGGCGTAGGTTTCGAAGCTGTATTGGAATTAATACTATCGGGTAAACATAAGGTAATAGCCCTGGCGCGGTCGCAAAGTAAGTTAGAAAAACTGC
It encodes the following:
- a CDS encoding acyltransferase; amino-acid sequence: MSKVQVGLVQMTCTANKQENLDKAIGKVREAAAKGAQIICLQELFTSLYFCDVEDYDNFALAESIPGPSTDALSAVASELGVVIIASLFEKRAQGVYHNTTAVLDADGQYLGKYRKMHIPDDPGFYEKFYFTPGDLGYKVFKTKFATIGVLICWDQWYPEASRITALMGAEILFYPTAIGWATTQDEATNVEQYNAWQTIQRSHAVANGVYVVSVNRVGEEAGVKFWGGSFFANPFGAVMHQTTPDQEEIVVMELDLNKSDYYRSHWPFLRDRRIDSYQPITKRLLDND
- a CDS encoding phenylalanine 4-monooxygenase — encoded protein: MSRFNDFNNPQVAALPAHLKQFIVHQHYEHYTPVDHAVWRYVMRQNYSYLKDVAYYPYIPGLEKAGLTIEKIPDLQDMNNALAKIGWGAVTVDGFIPPAAFMEYQAYRVLVIAADIRQLKHIEYTPAPDIIHESAGHAPIIADKDYHEYLSYFGSIGAKAMFSAQDYELYEAIRALSILKEMPDASEAEIQKAEQLVAWYQDNMGEPSEMALLSRLHWWTVEYGLIGTLDAPKIYGAGLLSSIGESASCMLDEVKKLPYTIDAINYTYDITKTQPQLFVTPNFQNLINVLEQFADTMAFRRGGVYGLQKAIDSKNTCTAIYSSGLQVSGTFSEFIDGTSGISFLKTTGPTALSFHDKQLKGHGKKYHKDGFSSPVGKLKGFVKAPEDFTEADCIQAGIEAGKIAGLIFESGITVSGTVKAIHHENNKILLITFSNCTIKAADGEILFDPSWGIYDMAVGEKITSVFCGAADKDEFLEIAYKSVIGTHHPQYDQHTLQLHQLYRQVRNRRHKGGDYGYLGNVWLMLQKFYYDDWLCALEILELLDHEQAEPKLAEEIRCFLESKAAKEPEYKKLINDGLYLIKHPVAQKLVV